From Stegostoma tigrinum isolate sSteTig4 unplaced genomic scaffold, sSteTig4.hap1 scaffold_68, whole genome shotgun sequence, the proteins below share one genomic window:
- the LOC132209151 gene encoding utrophin-like, with the protein MGQPIAERCRLCQDLFKQGAEPTELCDQQSLSLLLHNAVQIPRQLGEVPSFGGSNIEPSVRSCFQHGQNKPEIDDKHFVEWMRLEPRSMVWLPVRHRVAAAETAKHQAKCNICKEYPLVGFRCRSLKHLNYDICRSCFFSGRTSKGHKLHYPMVEYCTSVSNTLFHLIELFRSVET; encoded by the exons ACCTCTTCAAACAAGGAGCTGAACCCACAGAATTATGTGACCAAcaaagcctgagccttttgcttcacaatgcagtccagatccctcggcagctgggtgaggtaccttcatttggaggcagcaacattgaaccaagtgtccgcagttgcttccaacat ggccagaacaaaccagagattgatgataaacactttgtagagtggatgagattggagcctcggtccatggtgtggctgcctgttcgacaccgtgtggcagctgctgaaactgcaaaacatcaggctaagtgtaacatctgcaaagagtacccactcgtaggtttcag GTGCCGCAGCCTCAAACACTTAAATTATGACATCtgccgaagctgtttcttttcgggacGCACATCCaaggggcacaagttacattacccaaTGGTGGAGTACTGCACTTCAGTGAGTAATACATtgttccacttgatagaattattCCGATCTGTGGAAACTTag